A region from the Pseudomonas promysalinigenes genome encodes:
- the trpE gene encoding anthranilate synthase component I, with product MTREEFLRLAATGYNRIPLACETLADFDTPLSIYLKLADQPNSYLLESVQGGEKWGRYSMIGLPSRTVLRVHGYHVSILHDGVEVESHDVEDPLAFVERFKERYKVADIAGLPRFNGGLVGYFGYDCVRYVEKRLGASPNPDPLGVPDILLMVSDAVVVFDNLAGKMHAIVLVDPAQEQAFEQGQARLQGLLEKLRQPITPRRGLDLSGPMAAEPEFRSSYTRDDYENAVGRIKEYILAGDCMQVVPSQRMSIDFKAAPIDLYRALRCFNPTPYMYFFNFGDFHVVGSSPEVLVRVEDNLVTVRPIAGTRPRGATEEADRALEDDLLSDDKEIAEHLMLIDLGRNDVGRVSSTGSVRLTEKMVIERYSNVMHIVSNVTGHLREGLTAMDALRAILPAGTLSGAPKIRAMEIIDELEPVKRGVYGGAVGYFAWNGNMDTAIAIRTAVIKDGELHVQAGGGIVADSVPALEWEETINKRRAMFRAVALAEQTSAK from the coding sequence ATGACCCGCGAAGAATTTCTGCGCCTGGCCGCTACCGGCTACAACCGCATCCCTTTGGCCTGTGAAACCCTGGCCGACTTCGACACACCGCTGTCGATCTATCTGAAACTGGCCGATCAACCCAACTCCTATCTGCTCGAGTCTGTGCAGGGCGGCGAGAAGTGGGGCCGTTACTCGATGATTGGCCTGCCATCGCGCACCGTGTTGCGGGTGCATGGCTATCACGTGAGCATTCTGCATGATGGCGTAGAGGTCGAAAGCCATGACGTCGAAGACCCGCTGGCCTTCGTCGAGCGCTTCAAGGAGCGGTACAAGGTCGCCGACATTGCTGGGCTGCCACGTTTCAATGGCGGCCTGGTTGGCTATTTCGGCTACGACTGTGTCAGGTATGTGGAAAAACGCCTCGGTGCAAGCCCCAACCCAGATCCGTTGGGCGTGCCGGACATCCTGTTGATGGTTTCCGATGCGGTGGTGGTATTCGATAACCTAGCGGGCAAGATGCACGCCATCGTGTTGGTCGACCCTGCCCAGGAGCAGGCCTTCGAGCAAGGGCAGGCCCGCCTGCAAGGCTTGCTGGAGAAACTGCGTCAGCCCATCACCCCACGCCGGGGCCTGGACCTCAGTGGCCCGATGGCAGCCGAGCCTGAGTTCCGCTCAAGCTATACCCGCGACGATTATGAAAATGCGGTAGGGCGAATCAAGGAATACATTCTGGCGGGTGACTGCATGCAGGTAGTGCCCTCCCAGCGCATGTCGATCGATTTCAAGGCTGCACCGATCGACCTCTACCGGGCCCTGCGTTGCTTCAACCCGACGCCTTATATGTACTTCTTCAACTTCGGCGACTTCCATGTGGTTGGCAGCTCGCCGGAAGTGCTGGTGCGCGTGGAAGACAACCTGGTGACGGTGCGGCCGATTGCCGGGACTCGCCCGCGCGGCGCGACCGAGGAGGCCGACCGGGCGCTGGAAGACGATTTGCTCTCGGATGACAAGGAAATCGCCGAGCACTTGATGCTGATCGACCTCGGCCGTAACGACGTTGGCCGAGTGTCCTCCACTGGTAGCGTGCGGCTGACCGAGAAAATGGTCATCGAGCGTTATTCGAACGTGATGCACATCGTTTCCAACGTAACAGGCCACTTGCGCGAGGGCCTGACCGCGATGGACGCGTTACGGGCGATCTTGCCGGCAGGGACGTTGTCGGGTGCGCCGAAGATCCGCGCAATGGAGATCATCGACGAGCTGGAGCCGGTCAAGCGCGGCGTCTACGGTGGTGCGGTGGGTTACTTCGCCTGGAACGGCAACATGGATACCGCGATTGCCATCCGTACCGCAGTCATCAAAGATGGGGAGCTGCATGTGCAGGCGGGTGGCGGTATCGTCGCCGACTCGGTGCCCGCGCTGGAGTGGGAAGAAACCATCAACAAGCGCCGGGCCATGTTCCGCGCAGTGGCCTTGGCCGAACAGACCTCTGCTAAGTAA
- the estP gene encoding esterase EstP — protein sequence MRKAPLLGFALATLALACSQALAGPSPYSTLVVFGDSLNDAGQFPDLIGGTLGMRFTNRDADGQYAPVSPMILGGKLGLSAAELGPSTSLSHQALGLPDGNNWAVGGYTTQQILDSITTTSRAVIPPGQIGAGTSLRDRPGYLANGLSADPNALYYLAGGGNDFLQGLVNSPADAAAAGARLASSAQALQQGGARYIMVWMLPDLGQTPNFSGTPQQTALSQLSGVFNQSLVSQLGRIDAEIIPLNIPVLLSEAVASPAQFGLAADQNLIATCYSGNGCVENPLYGANGTLPDPSKLLFNDSVHPTIAGQQLIADYAYSIISAPWELTLLPEMAHASLRAHQDELRNQWQSPWQAVGQWQAFVSTGAQHLDFDAQPGAASADGRGYNLTLGGSYRLNDAWRVGLAGGVYRQKLEAGEQDSDYKLDSYLASAFAQFSQNRWWADAALSAGQLDYRDLKRTFALGINDRSEKGDTDGQAWAVTARLGYNLAADGSRWQLAPFISGDYARVKVDGYDEKSGRSTALGVDDQDRTSRRLGLGLLGSVQVMPSTKLFAEVAQEHEFEDDQQDVTLHLTTLPGNDFTLTGYTPHSDLTRASLGVSHELVAGVQLQGNYNWRKSDELRQQGVNLSVSVDF from the coding sequence ATGCGAAAAGCACCTTTGCTGGGCTTTGCCCTCGCCACCCTAGCCCTGGCCTGCAGCCAAGCCCTGGCGGGGCCATCCCCCTACTCGACCCTGGTAGTGTTCGGTGACAGCCTCAATGATGCGGGGCAGTTTCCTGACCTGATCGGTGGCACCTTGGGCATGCGCTTCACCAACCGTGATGCCGATGGCCAATACGCCCCGGTATCGCCGATGATTCTCGGTGGCAAGCTGGGCCTGAGCGCAGCCGAGCTCGGGCCGTCGACCTCGCTGAGCCACCAGGCCCTTGGCCTGCCCGACGGCAACAACTGGGCAGTTGGCGGCTATACCACCCAGCAGATCCTCGACTCGATCACGACTACATCCAGGGCTGTCATACCACCCGGCCAAATTGGCGCGGGAACATCGCTGCGCGATCGGCCTGGCTACCTGGCCAACGGCTTGAGCGCCGATCCAAATGCTCTGTATTACCTTGCCGGTGGCGGCAATGACTTCCTCCAGGGCCTGGTCAACAGCCCTGCCGATGCCGCTGCGGCCGGTGCTCGCCTGGCCTCAAGCGCCCAAGCGCTACAACAGGGCGGCGCCCGCTACATCATGGTGTGGATGCTGCCAGACCTGGGGCAGACGCCAAACTTCAGCGGCACACCACAGCAGACTGCACTCTCGCAGCTGTCCGGCGTGTTCAACCAGTCGTTGGTCAGCCAGCTGGGCCGTATCGACGCCGAGATCATCCCGCTCAACATCCCGGTGCTTCTCAGCGAAGCGGTAGCCAGCCCGGCGCAGTTCGGCTTGGCGGCCGATCAAAACCTCATCGCCACCTGTTACAGCGGTAACGGCTGTGTGGAAAACCCACTCTATGGAGCCAACGGCACCCTACCTGACCCGAGCAAGCTGTTGTTCAACGACTCGGTGCACCCGACCATCGCCGGGCAGCAACTGATCGCAGACTACGCCTACTCGATCATATCCGCTCCATGGGAACTGACCCTGCTGCCAGAGATGGCACATGCCAGCCTGCGCGCGCATCAGGATGAACTGCGTAATCAGTGGCAATCACCATGGCAGGCTGTCGGCCAATGGCAGGCTTTCGTCAGCACGGGCGCCCAGCACTTGGACTTTGACGCGCAGCCCGGCGCTGCCAGCGCGGACGGGCGTGGCTACAACCTGACTCTTGGCGGCAGCTACCGGCTTAACGATGCCTGGCGCGTCGGTCTTGCCGGTGGCGTATACCGGCAGAAGCTGGAAGCCGGTGAACAGGACTCGGACTACAAACTCGACAGCTATCTGGCCAGTGCCTTCGCCCAGTTCAGCCAGAACCGCTGGTGGGCCGATGCTGCACTCAGTGCCGGCCAATTGGACTATCGTGACCTCAAGCGGACCTTCGCGCTGGGCATCAACGACCGTAGTGAAAAAGGTGACACCGATGGCCAAGCCTGGGCCGTTACTGCGCGCCTAGGCTACAACCTGGCGGCCGACGGCAGCCGCTGGCAATTGGCCCCCTTCATCAGCGGCGACTACGCGCGCGTGAAGGTTGATGGCTATGACGAAAAGAGTGGCCGCTCGACAGCGCTGGGCGTCGATGACCAAGACCGTACATCACGGCGCCTGGGGCTTGGGCTGTTGGGCAGTGTACAGGTAATGCCGAGCACCAAGCTGTTCGCCGAGGTGGCGCAAGAGCACGAGTTCGAGGATGACCAGCAGGATGTGACCCTGCACCTGACGACATTGCCGGGCAATGACTTCACGCTGACAGGTTATACGCCCCACAGCGACCTGACCCGGGCGAGCCTGGGGGTGAGCCATGAACTGGTGGCGGGGGTGCAGCTGCAAGGTAACTACAACTGGCGCAAGAGCGACGAGCTCAGGCAACAAGGTGTGAACCTGAGTGTCAGCGTCGATTTCTAG
- a CDS encoding aminodeoxychorismate/anthranilate synthase component II has product MLLMIDNYDSFTYNVVQYLGELGAEVKVIRNDEMTIAEIEALNPERIVVSPGPCTPSEAGVSIDAILHFAGKLPILGVCLGHQSIGQAFGGDVVRARQVMHGKTSPVHHRDLGVFAQLNNPLTVTRYHSLVVKRETLPDCLEITAWTAHDDGSVDEIMGLRHKTLNIEGVQFHPESILTEQGHELFANFLKQTGGHR; this is encoded by the coding sequence ATGTTACTGATGATCGACAATTACGACTCATTCACTTACAACGTCGTTCAGTACCTTGGCGAGCTCGGTGCCGAGGTCAAGGTCATTCGCAATGACGAAATGACCATCGCCGAAATCGAAGCGCTCAACCCTGAGCGCATCGTCGTGTCGCCAGGGCCATGCACTCCAAGCGAAGCCGGCGTATCCATCGATGCCATCCTGCATTTCGCTGGCAAGCTGCCGATCCTGGGGGTATGCCTTGGCCACCAGTCCATCGGCCAAGCTTTCGGCGGTGATGTAGTGCGTGCCCGCCAGGTCATGCATGGCAAGACCAGCCCTGTACACCATCGCGATCTCGGCGTATTCGCCCAGCTCAACAACCCCCTCACGGTCACCCGTTACCATTCGCTGGTAGTCAAGCGCGAGACCCTGCCCGATTGCCTGGAAATCACCGCATGGACTGCCCATGATGACGGTTCGGTCGACGAGATCATGGGCCTGCGCCACAAGACCCTGAACATCGAAGGGGTGCAGTTCCACCCCGAATCCATCCTCACCGAGCAGGGCCACGAGCTGTTCGCCAACTTCCTCAAGCAGACCGGCGGCCACCGCTAA
- the trpD gene encoding anthranilate phosphoribosyltransferase, translating to MDIKSALSRIVGHLDLSTDEMRDVMRQIMTGQCSEAQIGAFLMGMRMKSESIDEIVGAVSVMRELADKVELKSLDGVVDIVGTGGDGANIFNVSTASSFVLAAAGCTVAKHGNRAVSGKSGSADLLEAAGIYLNLTPTQVARCIDSLGIGFMFAQSHHTAMKHAAGPRRDLGLRTLFNMLGPLTNPAGVKHQVVGVFTQALCRPLAEVLQRLGSKHVLVVHSKDGLDEFSLAAPTFVAELKNDLITEYWVEPEDLGMKSQSLHGLAVETPQASLELIRDALGRRKTENGQKAAEMIVLNAGAALYAADHAMSLKSGVELAHDVLHTGLAWEKLQELGAFTAVFKVENEA from the coding sequence ATGGATATCAAGAGCGCGTTGAGCCGCATCGTCGGCCACCTGGACCTGAGCACCGATGAAATGCGCGACGTCATGCGCCAGATCATGACCGGCCAGTGCAGCGAGGCGCAGATAGGCGCCTTCCTGATGGGCATGCGCATGAAGAGCGAGAGCATCGATGAGATCGTCGGCGCCGTGTCGGTGATGCGCGAGCTGGCCGACAAAGTCGAGCTGAAAAGCCTCGATGGCGTCGTCGACATCGTCGGGACTGGCGGTGACGGGGCCAACATTTTCAATGTTTCCACCGCATCGTCGTTCGTGCTCGCCGCTGCAGGTTGCACCGTAGCCAAGCATGGCAACCGCGCCGTTTCGGGCAAGAGCGGCAGCGCCGACCTGCTGGAAGCCGCTGGCATATACCTGAACCTTACGCCGACCCAGGTTGCCCGTTGCATCGACAGCTTGGGCATAGGCTTCATGTTCGCCCAAAGCCACCACACCGCCATGAAGCATGCTGCAGGCCCGCGTCGCGATCTGGGGCTGCGCACCCTGTTCAATATGCTCGGCCCGCTTACGAATCCGGCCGGTGTGAAGCATCAGGTGGTTGGCGTGTTCACGCAGGCATTGTGCCGCCCGCTGGCCGAGGTGCTTCAGCGCCTGGGCAGCAAGCATGTGCTGGTGGTGCACTCCAAGGATGGCCTGGACGAATTCAGCCTGGCAGCGCCCACCTTCGTTGCCGAACTCAAGAACGATCTAATCACCGAGTATTGGGTCGAACCCGAAGACCTCGGTATGAAAAGCCAGAGTTTGCATGGCTTGGCGGTGGAAACCCCGCAGGCCTCCCTGGAGCTGATCCGTGATGCTCTAGGTCGGCGCAAGACCGAAAATGGCCAGAAGGCGGCCGAAATGATTGTACTCAACGCCGGCGCGGCGCTCTACGCCGCTGACCATGCCATGAGCCTGAAAAGTGGCGTGGAACTGGCCCACGACGTTCTGCATACCGGGCTGGCCTGGGAGAAGCTGCAGGAGCTGGGTGCCTTTACTGCAGTATTTAAGGTGGAGAACGAAGCATGA
- the trpC gene encoding indole-3-glycerol phosphate synthase TrpC, with the protein MSVPTVLERIIARKFQEVAERSARVSLAELEGLAKAADAPRGFAAALIAQAKRKQAAVIAEIKKASPSKGVIREDFVPADCAVSYEKGGATCLSVLTDVDYFQGADEYLQQARAAVSLPVIRKDFMVDPYQIVEARALGADCVLLIVSALDDVKMAELASVAKDVGLDVLVEVHDGDELERALKTLDTPLVGVNNRNLHTFEVSLETTLDLLPRIPRDRLAITESGILNRADVELMEINDVYSFLVGEAFMRAPNPGLELQRLFFPDQVKKTVQPLD; encoded by the coding sequence ATGAGTGTGCCGACGGTGCTGGAAAGGATCATTGCCCGCAAATTCCAGGAAGTCGCCGAGCGTAGCGCCCGGGTCAGCCTTGCCGAACTTGAAGGGCTGGCCAAAGCCGCTGATGCTCCACGTGGTTTTGCTGCAGCGCTGATTGCACAGGCCAAACGCAAGCAGGCGGCGGTGATTGCAGAGATCAAGAAGGCTTCGCCCAGTAAAGGCGTGATACGTGAGGATTTTGTGCCGGCAGACTGTGCCGTCAGTTACGAGAAGGGCGGCGCGACCTGCCTGTCGGTGCTGACCGACGTGGATTACTTCCAAGGCGCGGACGAGTACCTGCAACAGGCTCGCGCAGCTGTTTCACTGCCGGTCATCCGCAAGGATTTCATGGTCGATCCGTACCAGATCGTCGAGGCACGCGCTTTGGGCGCGGACTGCGTGCTGTTGATCGTGTCGGCGCTGGATGACGTGAAAATGGCCGAACTGGCTTCGGTGGCTAAGGATGTTGGCCTTGACGTGCTGGTGGAAGTCCATGATGGCGATGAACTCGAGCGCGCGTTGAAGACCCTCGATACACCGCTGGTCGGGGTCAACAACCGCAACTTGCATACCTTCGAGGTCAGCCTGGAAACCACCCTCGATTTGCTGCCTCGGATCCCACGTGACCGTTTGGCAATCACCGAGAGCGGTATCCTCAACCGCGCCGATGTCGAATTGATGGAAATCAACGACGTCTACTCGTTCCTGGTCGGTGAGGCCTTCATGCGCGCCCCGAACCCAGGGCTGGAGCTGCAGCGGTTGTTCTTCCCGGATCAGGTGAAGAAAACCGTTCAGCCTCTGGACTGA
- a CDS encoding lipoate--protein ligase family protein: MTDQPLALTVEQGLHAEQELLAAVCRGERDAGVLFWRPTDHALVMPRRMSRLDNFEAACAELAIAGWPVLLRETGGEPVPQSHATVNVALVYVAPRSEGDHGRIESAYERLCLPLCEVLREWGGVASVGEIDGAFCDGRYNVNLNGRKLVGTAQRWRQGMGGKRPVVLVHGALLLDNQRESMVAAVNRFNECCNLQQRCRADSHIALHEVAPQAPWFERLSVAYQEVLAALPKD; the protein is encoded by the coding sequence ATGACCGATCAACCCCTGGCGCTCACCGTCGAGCAAGGGCTGCATGCCGAGCAAGAGCTGCTGGCCGCGGTTTGCCGTGGCGAACGCGATGCCGGCGTGCTGTTCTGGCGCCCCACTGACCACGCCTTGGTCATGCCCCGGCGCATGAGCCGGCTGGACAATTTCGAAGCAGCCTGTGCGGAGCTGGCTATCGCCGGTTGGCCGGTGCTGTTGCGCGAAACCGGGGGCGAGCCTGTGCCCCAGTCGCATGCCACGGTGAACGTGGCACTGGTTTACGTGGCCCCGCGCAGCGAAGGCGACCATGGCCGTATCGAAAGCGCCTATGAGCGCCTGTGCCTGCCGTTGTGCGAGGTGCTGCGTGAGTGGGGGGGCGTCGCTTCGGTGGGGGAGATCGACGGCGCCTTTTGCGATGGCCGCTACAACGTCAACCTCAATGGCCGCAAGCTGGTCGGCACGGCCCAGCGCTGGCGCCAGGGCATGGGCGGCAAACGCCCGGTAGTACTGGTGCATGGCGCACTGCTGCTGGACAACCAGCGCGAGTCGATGGTCGCGGCGGTCAATCGTTTCAATGAATGTTGCAATCTGCAGCAGCGCTGCCGCGCCGATAGCCATATCGCTCTGCACGAAGTAGCTCCCCAGGCGCCCTGGTTCGAGCGCCTGTCGGTGGCCTACCAAGAGGTGCTGGCTGCACTGCCCAAGGATTAA
- the crp gene encoding cAMP-activated global transcriptional regulator CRP, with the protein MVASALPAKIKNIDKLLIHCQRRRYTAKSNIICAGDHAETLSFIIKGSVTILIEDDEGHEMIIAYLNNGDFFGELGLFEPTGGGQQRSAWVRAKTECEVAEISYDKFRELARLDPEILYALGSQMAQRLRNTTRKVGDLAFFDVTGRVARCLLDLCKQPDAMTHPDGMQIKITRQEIGRIVGCSREMVGRVLKDLEERSLVQVKGKTMVVYGTR; encoded by the coding sequence ATGGTTGCCTCCGCCCTACCCGCCAAGATCAAGAACATCGACAAGCTGCTGATTCACTGCCAGCGCCGGCGGTACACCGCCAAAAGCAACATCATCTGCGCCGGTGACCATGCCGAAACCCTGTCCTTCATCATCAAAGGCTCGGTAACCATTCTGATTGAAGATGACGAAGGGCACGAGATGATCATCGCCTACCTCAACAATGGCGATTTTTTCGGTGAGTTGGGGCTGTTCGAGCCAACAGGTGGTGGGCAGCAACGTAGCGCATGGGTGCGCGCCAAGACCGAATGTGAAGTGGCCGAGATCAGCTATGACAAATTTCGCGAACTCGCCCGCCTCGACCCGGAGATTCTTTACGCCCTGGGCAGTCAGATGGCCCAGCGCCTGCGCAACACTACCCGCAAGGTCGGCGACCTGGCTTTCTTCGATGTCACCGGCCGGGTAGCCCGCTGCCTGCTGGATTTGTGCAAGCAACCGGATGCCATGACTCACCCCGACGGCATGCAGATCAAAATCACCCGCCAGGAGATTGGCCGCATCGTCGGCTGCTCTCGGGAAATGGTCGGCCGCGTGCTCAAGGACCTTGAAGAACGCAGCCTCGTGCAGGTCAAGGGTAAGACCATGGTGGTCTACGGTACCCGTTAA
- a CDS encoding OsmC family protein yields MKARIQWAGEAMFLGESGSGHVVVMDGPPEAGGRNLGVRPMEMLLLGLGGCSSFDVVSILKKSRQAVESCEAFLEAERASEDPKVFTKIHMNFVVKGRALKEAQVKRAVELSAEKYCSASIMLERAGVEITHGYEIVELG; encoded by the coding sequence ATGAAGGCACGCATCCAGTGGGCCGGTGAAGCGATGTTCCTCGGTGAGTCGGGCAGCGGCCACGTCGTGGTGATGGACGGGCCTCCGGAGGCCGGTGGTCGCAACCTGGGCGTACGGCCGATGGAAATGCTCTTGCTAGGCCTTGGTGGCTGCAGCAGTTTCGATGTGGTCAGTATTCTGAAGAAGTCACGCCAGGCTGTGGAAAGCTGCGAAGCGTTTCTGGAAGCGGAGCGCGCCAGTGAAGACCCTAAAGTGTTCACCAAGATCCATATGAATTTCGTGGTCAAAGGCCGCGCCTTGAAAGAAGCGCAAGTCAAGCGGGCTGTGGAGCTGTCGGCCGAGAAGTATTGCTCGGCCTCGATCATGCTCGAGCGTGCCGGCGTTGAAATCACCCACGGTTACGAAATCGTAGAGCTGGGCTGA
- a CDS encoding DUF2157 domain-containing protein, with product MMERIDAKDLARAVQAGILQPGQDQALLAFLRQQPCAQGSFQLAHVAFYFGALLIMGAMGWLLTEAWLSIGDGALLAVAVLYVAGLTLLALRLQSRAQTVAAGVLAAVAVSIVPLAVFAIERLIGWWPLDDAQGDYHQYYTYVQGGWLVMEAATVIAGLLMLRLVPYPFVVMPIAVALWFMSMDLSEWVHGSAFSWEQRRTVSLWFGLAMLLVCLVVDGRTRQDYAHWGYLAGLAAFWGGLTMMESDSELGKALYCLINLGLMGVAVLLRRPVFMVFGAMGVAAYLGYLSYEVFAESLMFPIVLTLIGLGLIGLGVGYQKKREQLSQAARDCLPQWLLNALPALRG from the coding sequence ATGATGGAACGTATCGACGCCAAGGATCTGGCGCGCGCCGTACAGGCAGGCATTCTCCAGCCTGGCCAGGACCAGGCCCTGCTGGCGTTCTTGCGCCAGCAGCCCTGCGCCCAGGGTAGCTTCCAGCTAGCCCATGTCGCTTTTTATTTCGGCGCACTGTTGATCATGGGCGCGATGGGCTGGCTGCTCACCGAAGCCTGGCTGTCGATCGGTGACGGCGCATTGCTGGCTGTCGCTGTGCTCTATGTCGCTGGCCTCACGTTGCTCGCCCTGAGGCTGCAGAGCCGTGCGCAAACCGTTGCCGCCGGGGTTCTGGCTGCCGTTGCCGTCAGCATCGTGCCGTTGGCGGTGTTCGCCATCGAGCGGTTGATCGGCTGGTGGCCACTGGATGACGCTCAAGGGGATTACCACCAGTACTACACCTACGTACAGGGCGGGTGGCTGGTGATGGAGGCGGCGACCGTGATCGCTGGGCTACTGATGTTACGCCTGGTGCCCTACCCGTTCGTGGTGATGCCGATTGCCGTTGCTCTGTGGTTCATGTCGATGGACCTTAGCGAATGGGTTCACGGCTCGGCGTTTTCGTGGGAGCAAAGGCGCACCGTATCACTTTGGTTCGGGCTCGCCATGCTACTGGTCTGCCTGGTGGTCGACGGGCGAACTCGCCAGGACTACGCCCATTGGGGCTATTTGGCTGGCCTGGCAGCGTTCTGGGGTGGGCTGACGATGATGGAAAGCGACAGCGAACTGGGCAAAGCGCTTTACTGCCTCATAAATCTAGGTTTGATGGGCGTAGCCGTGTTGTTACGCCGGCCTGTCTTCATGGTGTTCGGGGCGATGGGCGTAGCAGCTTACCTTGGGTATCTGTCTTACGAAGTATTTGCCGAATCTTTGATGTTCCCAATCGTGCTTACCCTTATCGGCCTGGGCTTGATCGGCTTGGGAGTCGGATATCAGAAAAAGCGAGAGCAACTGAGCCAGGCGGCTAGGGACTGCCTGCCACAATGGTTGCTCAATGCCCTGCCGGCCTTGCGAGGCTGA
- the coq7 gene encoding 2-polyprenyl-3-methyl-6-methoxy-1,4-benzoquinone monooxygenase: MATERHYSPLDRLLLQADTAMRTLLPFSGQPSRPSPAIIQPDTQLDDDQTRHIAGLMRINHTGEVCAQALYQGQALTAKLPQVRKAMEQAAEEEVDHLAWCEQRIRQLGSHPSVLNPLFYGMSFGIGALAGLVSDKVSLGFVAATEHQVCKHLDEHLEQLPEQDEKSRAILEQMRADEEQHAETALEAGGYRFPRPVRFGMSLLAKVMTKSTYRI, translated from the coding sequence ATGGCCACCGAACGTCACTACTCGCCGCTCGACCGCTTGTTGCTGCAGGCCGATACCGCCATGCGCACCTTGCTGCCCTTCAGCGGCCAACCTTCCCGCCCGTCGCCAGCGATCATCCAACCGGATACCCAGCTCGATGACGACCAGACTCGCCACATCGCCGGCCTCATGCGCATCAACCACACAGGTGAAGTCTGCGCTCAGGCGTTGTATCAGGGCCAAGCCCTGACCGCCAAACTGCCGCAGGTACGCAAAGCGATGGAACAGGCGGCCGAGGAAGAAGTCGACCACCTGGCCTGGTGCGAACAACGCATCCGTCAGTTGGGCAGCCACCCGAGCGTGCTCAACCCGTTGTTCTATGGAATGTCGTTCGGCATCGGTGCCCTCGCCGGCTTGGTCAGCGACAAGGTCAGCCTGGGTTTTGTCGCTGCCACCGAACACCAAGTGTGCAAGCACCTGGACGAACACCTGGAGCAGTTGCCCGAACAGGACGAAAAATCACGCGCCATCCTCGAGCAAATGCGGGCAGATGAAGAACAGCACGCTGAAACTGCGCTGGAAGCGGGCGGCTATCGTTTCCCCAGGCCTGTACGGTTTGGCATGAGCCTGCTGGCGAAAGTCATGACCAAAAGTACCTACCGCATCTAA
- a CDS encoding histidine triad nucleotide-binding protein, with the protein MDDLFIKIINREIPAKIIYEDDQVLAFHDIAPQAPVHFLVIPKKHIRTLNDLTEEDKGLAGHILFTAQRLAKELGCEDGFRVVMNCNEQGGQTVYHIHMHVLGQRQMHWPPG; encoded by the coding sequence GTGGACGATTTATTCATCAAGATCATCAACCGGGAAATCCCGGCCAAGATCATTTACGAGGACGACCAGGTTCTGGCGTTCCACGACATCGCGCCGCAGGCGCCAGTGCATTTTCTGGTTATCCCGAAAAAGCACATCCGCACCCTCAACGACCTGACTGAAGAAGACAAAGGCCTGGCCGGTCATATCCTGTTCACTGCCCAGCGCCTGGCAAAAGAGCTGGGCTGCGAAGACGGTTTTCGTGTGGTCATGAACTGCAACGAGCAAGGCGGTCAAACCGTCTACCACATCCATATGCATGTACTGGGTCAGCGCCAGATGCATTGGCCACCGGGCTGA
- a CDS encoding SDR family NAD(P)-dependent oxidoreductase, whose protein sequence is MTRYAMITGASSGLGLALAEALARRGRSLILVARHRETLEPVALELAQRFGVEVLLRACDLSQPLRLSGFVLELEEGERRIDLLVNCAGQRTYGPFLAHEWADEQDLLEVNVLALSRLCHAIGNLMAVQGGGQILNVAGLAAVAPGPGMATYAASKAYVMHFSEALREELKPAGIKVSVLCPGPVRSARRPIPRLENHSGCLSPEEVALYTVRALARNRAVIMPVLRNRWLAFTTRLLPRWLTRKLAGFIHRRYCPVGVE, encoded by the coding sequence ATGACCCGTTACGCCATGATCACCGGAGCTTCCAGCGGGCTGGGCCTGGCCCTGGCGGAAGCCCTGGCGAGGCGTGGGCGCAGCTTGATACTGGTGGCACGCCATCGCGAAACCCTGGAGCCCGTTGCACTGGAGCTGGCCCAGCGCTTCGGCGTCGAAGTGCTGCTGCGCGCCTGCGACCTCAGCCAGCCCCTGCGCCTGTCAGGGTTTGTGCTGGAGCTGGAAGAAGGTGAGCGACGCATCGACCTGCTGGTCAATTGCGCAGGGCAACGCACCTATGGGCCATTCCTGGCCCACGAGTGGGCCGATGAGCAAGATCTGCTCGAGGTCAATGTCCTTGCGCTAAGCCGCCTGTGCCATGCCATCGGCAACCTGATGGCCGTGCAAGGTGGTGGGCAGATTCTCAACGTCGCGGGCTTGGCGGCAGTGGCGCCCGGCCCAGGCATGGCCACCTACGCTGCCAGCAAGGCCTATGTCATGCATTTCAGCGAAGCCCTGCGCGAGGAGCTCAAGCCAGCCGGCATCAAGGTATCGGTCCTGTGCCCCGGCCCAGTGCGCTCAGCGCGACGCCCCATACCCCGGCTTGAAAACCACAGCGGTTGCCTGAGCCCGGAAGAGGTGGCGCTGTATACCGTGCGTGCCTTGGCTCGAAACCGTGCAGTGATCATGCCGGTGCTTCGCAACCGCTGGCTGGCATTCACTACACGCCTGCTGCCACGCTGGTTGACCCGCAAGCTGGCCGGCTTCATTCACCGCCGATACTGCCCGGTCGGCGTGGAATAG